The Streptomyces spororaveus genome includes a region encoding these proteins:
- a CDS encoding DNA cytosine methyltransferase, which produces MDRLVLDLFAGPGGWSHALHVLGVRDVGLEWDEWACKTRARAGQFTIRTDVAMYPVWPLVGRTNGFIASPPCQAWSMAGKRLGLLDQPLVHQAVADLAAGRDTRAKLLTACKDPRSLLAAEPMRYLHALHSAGDPEWIAMEEVPDVLPLWRQYAVILRGWGLSVWTGILNAADYGVPQTRRRAILLASRTRTAEPPPPTHAQTAEPESLFGPGRERWVSMAEALGWGATDRPTPTVCAGGGPGGGPEPFPSGARKTLTDARDRGTWKPPALGSRSGRSSRRTRSGRLRPPDSDTLVCTCGQHRWSWSLRSSNQANATVRGVNEPAGTLFFGHRANECMWVAERHSLEAEEESAAPESIRITATEAGILQTFPADYPWAGNKGQQFSQIGNAVPPLLAAHLLAPYLSKTLTRSEFTLAA; this is translated from the coding sequence ATGGACAGGCTTGTGCTGGACCTCTTTGCCGGCCCTGGAGGCTGGAGCCACGCCCTGCACGTGCTCGGCGTACGGGACGTCGGCCTGGAGTGGGACGAGTGGGCGTGCAAAACGCGCGCCCGTGCTGGGCAGTTCACGATCCGTACCGATGTGGCGATGTACCCGGTGTGGCCGCTGGTCGGCCGCACCAACGGGTTCATAGCGAGCCCGCCCTGCCAGGCCTGGTCGATGGCCGGCAAGCGGCTCGGCCTGCTCGACCAGCCGCTCGTCCACCAGGCCGTCGCCGACCTCGCCGCCGGCCGGGACACACGGGCGAAACTACTGACCGCCTGCAAGGACCCCCGCAGCCTGCTGGCCGCAGAGCCGATGCGCTACCTCCACGCCCTGCACTCGGCGGGCGATCCGGAGTGGATCGCCATGGAGGAGGTCCCCGACGTCCTGCCGCTATGGCGGCAGTACGCCGTGATCCTTCGAGGCTGGGGCCTTTCCGTCTGGACCGGGATCCTCAACGCCGCCGACTACGGAGTGCCACAGACCCGGCGGCGGGCGATCCTGCTCGCCTCCCGCACCCGCACCGCCGAGCCGCCGCCGCCGACCCACGCCCAGACCGCCGAACCGGAGTCCCTGTTCGGGCCGGGCCGTGAGAGGTGGGTGTCCATGGCCGAGGCCCTCGGCTGGGGCGCCACCGACCGGCCGACCCCGACCGTCTGCGCCGGCGGCGGACCGGGCGGCGGCCCCGAACCGTTCCCCTCCGGGGCCCGCAAGACCCTGACGGACGCCCGCGACCGCGGCACCTGGAAGCCGCCCGCACTCGGGTCACGCTCCGGGCGCAGCTCCCGCCGGACCCGTTCCGGCCGCCTGCGCCCACCGGACTCCGACACCCTCGTCTGCACCTGCGGGCAGCACCGCTGGTCCTGGTCGCTGCGCAGCAGCAACCAGGCCAATGCCACTGTCCGGGGTGTGAACGAGCCGGCGGGGACGTTGTTCTTCGGGCACCGTGCGAACGAATGCATGTGGGTCGCGGAACGGCACTCCCTCGAAGCCGAGGAGGAGAGTGCGGCGCCGGAATCGATCCGGATCACCGCCACCGAAGCCGGCATCCTGCAGACCTTCCCCGCCGACTACCCCTGGGCCGGCAACAAGGGACAGCAATTCTCCCAGATCGGCAACGCCGTCCCGCCCCTGCTGGCGGCCCATCTCCTGGCCCCGTACCTCAGCAAGACCCTCACCCGCTCCGAATTCACCCTGGCTGCCTGA
- a CDS encoding DnaB-like helicase N-terminal domain-containing protein encodes MPNPVSNQEDLSLDGIPADPPVRYVEQALLGALLLEPLRIKTLGSLGPEHFSVAMHGALFAAMTALTPPAPEVHAREPVWITNLLERARPHARGLTAPYLHILADSCPEPSHAPAYAQMIVANRARLIIRAAAETLIQAATDPVLPDPAAHVLHRTDAVAAILDDLGGLFPSHPGSLPRTTLPLPPTRDTGVGSDAAGEEQLLLSTVAARPACLPEMRWLRPEDFTVPLHGVLYRCMASLTHRGDPIDAVTVLWEAQHHGLLASGATAREVLDLLTAPAGSPEHWGEQILQRSLLHHAHTTGLHIHAYTNDPANTPHQLITGSRRALADLGAVRARWQHATRPPSAGPPRTKPAPASRAGPATPRVTPPAVSTRASR; translated from the coding sequence ATGCCCAACCCCGTCTCGAACCAAGAAGATTTGTCCCTGGACGGCATACCTGCGGACCCGCCGGTCCGGTATGTCGAGCAGGCCCTCCTCGGTGCCCTCCTCCTCGAGCCTCTCCGTATCAAGACGCTCGGCTCGCTCGGCCCCGAACACTTCAGCGTCGCGATGCACGGCGCCCTGTTCGCGGCGATGACCGCGCTCACCCCGCCTGCCCCTGAAGTCCACGCCCGAGAACCGGTATGGATCACCAACCTCCTTGAGCGCGCCCGGCCCCACGCCCGCGGGCTGACCGCCCCCTACCTCCACATCCTGGCCGACTCGTGCCCCGAACCCAGCCACGCCCCCGCCTACGCCCAGATGATCGTGGCCAACCGGGCCCGCCTCATCATCCGGGCCGCCGCCGAAACACTCATCCAGGCGGCCACCGACCCGGTGCTGCCGGACCCCGCCGCGCACGTCCTGCACCGTACCGACGCCGTCGCCGCCATCCTCGACGACCTCGGCGGGCTCTTCCCCTCGCACCCGGGCTCGCTCCCCCGCACCACGCTGCCACTCCCACCAACCAGGGATACCGGCGTCGGTTCCGATGCCGCCGGCGAGGAGCAGCTGCTCCTGTCGACGGTGGCCGCGCGCCCTGCGTGCCTACCCGAGATGAGGTGGCTGCGACCCGAGGACTTCACCGTCCCCCTTCACGGCGTCCTATACCGGTGCATGGCCTCCCTCACCCACCGGGGCGATCCGATCGACGCGGTGACGGTGCTCTGGGAGGCCCAGCACCACGGCCTCCTCGCCTCCGGGGCGACCGCCAGAGAGGTGCTGGATCTGCTCACCGCCCCGGCCGGGTCCCCTGAGCACTGGGGCGAGCAGATCCTGCAGCGCTCCCTCCTCCACCACGCGCACACCACCGGCCTGCACATCCACGCCTACACCAACGACCCCGCGAACACCCCGCACCAGCTGATCACCGGCAGCCGCCGCGCGCTCGCCGACCTCGGCGCCGTCCGGGCCCGCTGGCAACACGCCACCCGCCCGCCGTCAGCCGGACCCCCGCGCACCAAGCCCGCCCCCGCATCGCGCGCCGGGCCGGCCACTCCACGCGTAACCCCGCCCGCGGTGTCCACGCGGGCATCCCGATAG
- a CDS encoding DUF317 domain-containing protein — translation MPQPGLGEAHIRLARHPDHSSAVTATLAGPESSRNLARTALSNRGFRWIDLKTLVLARIDHEEPYYADQAARALRDVGATVEIAPSLQEEIDTEWTYGNYPMPYLDRDEIREVSAEAQRIHDDIASGRLTIHLHAHDGWTTVAVGTYRNGKSVHFHGEDYLRQETADYETEAEAVADFHSQYAVAVRPGPAPLTDIERTTAQLLTTPPSEAPKPSPAQRAEPTKPKPETVPVYAADPGDHEDLLDTFLESQDEWEKVRTWSDGTTIANHESLTMRVQFFHEAYPGAPDTWTVASYESPVGERLWHATATRTTPVEIVSTLLDSLAAGKGWGPGPATAVTDKTLAEATRYLAETGETGWPLTVNARVVEWTAPTEEPAGVRFDTFAASRPNSPLEAWTVWGGNTPDQPTWSIRFSTHTPPALLQDITFELAHGTGHRQPHTDTAGPAAHLPGPPAVARPHSPAARPAAPR, via the coding sequence ATGCCCCAGCCCGGCCTCGGCGAAGCCCACATCCGCCTCGCCCGCCACCCTGACCACAGCAGCGCCGTGACCGCCACCCTCGCCGGCCCCGAGTCCAGTCGAAACCTCGCACGCACCGCGCTGTCCAACCGCGGCTTCCGCTGGATCGACCTCAAGACACTCGTCCTGGCCCGCATCGACCACGAGGAGCCCTACTACGCCGACCAGGCTGCACGCGCTCTGCGCGACGTGGGCGCGACGGTGGAGATCGCCCCGTCGCTCCAGGAGGAGATCGACACCGAGTGGACGTACGGCAACTACCCGATGCCCTACCTGGATCGGGACGAGATCCGGGAGGTCAGCGCCGAAGCCCAGCGGATCCATGACGACATCGCCTCCGGCCGCCTCACCATCCACCTGCACGCCCACGACGGCTGGACCACCGTTGCCGTCGGCACCTACCGGAACGGCAAGAGCGTCCACTTCCACGGCGAGGACTACCTCCGCCAGGAGACGGCCGACTACGAAACCGAGGCGGAGGCCGTAGCCGACTTCCACAGCCAGTACGCCGTCGCCGTCCGCCCCGGGCCAGCCCCCCTCACCGACATCGAGCGCACCACCGCTCAACTCCTCACCACACCGCCCTCCGAGGCGCCTAAGCCCTCACCGGCCCAGCGCGCCGAGCCCACCAAGCCAAAGCCGGAGACGGTGCCCGTATACGCCGCTGACCCCGGCGATCATGAAGACCTTCTTGACACGTTCCTCGAATCACAGGACGAGTGGGAGAAGGTGCGGACCTGGTCCGACGGCACCACCATCGCCAACCACGAATCGCTGACCATGCGGGTGCAGTTCTTCCACGAGGCCTACCCCGGTGCGCCTGACACCTGGACGGTCGCTTCGTACGAATCCCCGGTCGGCGAGCGCCTCTGGCACGCCACAGCCACCCGTACCACCCCCGTCGAGATCGTGAGCACCTTGCTCGACAGCCTCGCCGCCGGCAAGGGCTGGGGGCCGGGACCAGCCACGGCCGTCACCGACAAGACGCTCGCCGAGGCCACCCGCTACCTCGCCGAGACCGGCGAGACCGGCTGGCCGCTGACCGTCAACGCCCGAGTGGTGGAGTGGACCGCGCCCACCGAAGAACCCGCCGGCGTCCGCTTCGACACCTTCGCCGCCTCCCGGCCAAACTCCCCACTCGAGGCCTGGACCGTCTGGGGCGGAAACACACCCGACCAGCCGACTTGGTCCATACGGTTCTCGACGCACACGCCCCCGGCCCTGCTCCAGGACATCACCTTCGAACTCGCCCACGGCACAGGGCACAGGCAGCCTCACACCGACACCGCCGGCCCCGCAGCCCACCTGCCCGGACCTCCCGCTGTGGCCCGCCCCCACAGTCCAGCGGCCCGG